A region of Desulfobacterales bacterium DNA encodes the following proteins:
- the guaA gene encoding glutamine-hydrolyzing GMP synthase, with product MILIIDFGSQYNQLIARRVRENQVYCVIEPPTIKVDAIRRLNPEGIILSGGPSSIYEKNSPKIHPAVFKMGIPVLGICYGMQFMMSSLGGTVKRAGRREYGFAELRIKRQSGVFKSLPQKTQCWMSHGDSIERLPKGFTILGSTDNTAVAAAAHRSKHLVGVQFHPEVAHTPQGKKILQNFLFGVCGCKRSWSMKSFAKDAIQEIRQTVADKKVILGLSGGVDSSVTAMLLHQSIDKQLTCIFVDNGLLRKNEAAKLKTTLKQHLNINIRFVNATNRFLKALKNITDPEKKRKIIGRIFMEVFEAEAKKIKGAEYLAQGTLYPDVIESVSAFGGPTSVIKSHHNVGGLPKKMKLKLIEPLRYLFKDEVRLLGKELGLPDDLIWRQPFPGPGLAVRVLGEITRKRLRILRDVDDVLLEEIKDAGYYKKLWQSFAVLLPLKSVGVMGDERTYENIIAVRAVTSKDAMTADWAKLPHKLLGKISNRIINEVDGVNRVVYDISSKPPSTIEWE from the coding sequence ATGATACTTATTATTGACTTTGGTTCCCAATACAATCAATTGATTGCCCGCCGCGTGCGGGAAAATCAAGTGTATTGTGTGATCGAACCACCGACCATCAAAGTGGATGCCATTCGGCGCCTGAATCCCGAGGGAATCATTTTATCGGGAGGTCCTTCCAGCATTTACGAAAAAAACAGCCCTAAAATACACCCGGCTGTCTTCAAGATGGGCATACCTGTACTGGGCATCTGCTACGGTATGCAGTTTATGATGTCGTCTCTGGGAGGAACCGTTAAACGGGCCGGGCGGCGTGAATACGGTTTTGCCGAGCTTCGCATCAAGCGCCAAAGCGGTGTCTTTAAAAGCCTTCCTCAAAAAACGCAATGCTGGATGAGCCATGGTGACTCCATTGAGCGTCTGCCAAAAGGCTTTACGATATTGGGATCCACCGATAATACGGCTGTTGCCGCTGCGGCGCATCGCAGCAAGCATTTGGTCGGCGTTCAGTTTCATCCCGAAGTGGCCCATACACCGCAGGGTAAAAAAATTCTGCAAAATTTCTTGTTCGGTGTTTGCGGTTGCAAGCGATCCTGGTCCATGAAATCCTTTGCCAAAGACGCCATTCAGGAAATCCGCCAAACGGTTGCGGACAAAAAAGTTATTTTGGGTTTAAGCGGTGGTGTGGATTCGTCTGTAACAGCAATGCTGCTGCATCAAAGCATTGACAAACAGCTGACGTGCATTTTTGTTGATAATGGTTTACTGCGGAAAAACGAAGCCGCTAAGCTAAAAACAACCCTTAAACAACACTTGAATATCAATATCCGGTTTGTAAATGCCACCAACCGTTTTTTAAAAGCGCTGAAAAACATCACCGATCCGGAAAAAAAGCGCAAAATTATTGGTCGAATTTTTATGGAAGTTTTTGAGGCGGAAGCCAAAAAGATTAAAGGCGCAGAATATTTGGCCCAGGGCACCCTGTATCCGGATGTGATTGAGTCGGTATCGGCATTTGGTGGTCCGACCTCAGTGATTAAATCCCACCATAATGTTGGGGGACTGCCTAAAAAAATGAAATTAAAACTGATCGAACCCCTGCGGTATTTATTTAAGGATGAAGTTCGTCTACTGGGCAAAGAATTGGGGCTGCCGGATGATCTGATCTGGCGGCAACCATTTCCGGGTCCGGGCTTGGCCGTCAGAGTACTGGGTGAAATTACCCGCAAGCGATTGCGGATACTGCGGGATGTGGACGATGTTTTACTTGAAGAGATTAAAGATGCCGGATATTATAAAAAATTATGGCAATCTTTTGCAGTATTGCTACCTCTGAAAAGTGTTGGGGTTATGGGCGACGAAAGAACCTATGAAAATATCATCGCTGTCAGGGCTGTAACAAGCAAAGACGCCATGACTGCAGATTGGGCAAAACTGCCACATAAACTGCTTGGCAAAATATCCAATCGTATCATTAATGAAGTTGATGGCGTTAATCGGGTGGTTTATGATATCAGCTCCAAACCACCCAGTACCATCGAATGGGAATAG
- the efp gene encoding elongation factor P, with protein MLESGDLRKGLKLELDGEPYVIVQFEFVKPGKGQALYKCKLKNMLTGVQFDKTFRSGEKFNSADLEEVQMEYLYADGDRYCFMNTSNYEQEFVTAEQIGDAQNFLKENTVCNVLLFKGQPIEVTLPYFIDLKVIKTDPWVKGDTASGDSKPATLETGHILNVPPFIQEGEHIRIDTRTGQYVERVKA; from the coding sequence ATGCTCGAAAGCGGTGATTTGAGAAAAGGACTGAAACTCGAACTGGACGGAGAGCCTTACGTGATTGTCCAGTTTGAATTTGTCAAGCCTGGCAAAGGGCAGGCGCTTTACAAGTGTAAATTGAAGAATATGCTAACAGGTGTTCAATTTGATAAAACCTTTCGATCCGGTGAAAAATTTAATTCCGCAGATCTGGAAGAGGTTCAAATGGAATATTTGTATGCTGACGGGGATCGATACTGTTTCATGAACACCTCCAACTATGAACAGGAGTTTGTAACCGCTGAGCAAATCGGTGACGCTCAAAATTTCCTAAAAGAAAACACGGTATGTAATGTTTTGTTGTTTAAAGGCCAACCCATCGAAGTGACCCTGCCGTATTTCATTGATTTAAAAGTGATTAAAACAGATCCCTGGGTAAAAGGGGATACCGCCTCCGGCGATTCCAAACCGGCAACCTTGGAAACCGGGCATATCTTAAACGTGCCGCCGTTTATCCAGGAAGGTGAGCATATCCGTATTGATACCCGAACCGGCCAATATGTCGAGCGGGTAAAAGCATAA
- a CDS encoding DEAD/DEAH box helicase translates to MVTESKIDDFLGSLSLSKRLGSQIVYQHTQPATSASWAEPTDPWPHAIKTLLDSAGIRALYRHQAQAIDLIRSRRHVIVATPTASGKTLVYDLPVLEQFLADPDSTALYIFPLKALAQDQLQTFELLAAHLQPHSPSAAIYDGDTTAYRRKQIRQAPPNLVISTPEMLHLSLMAFHHKWAAFWSRLRTVVVDEVHSYRGVTGSHLSQIFRRFHRIAEHYGSAPTFVFSSATVANPAQLAHQLSGLSVEVISQNSAPRGRRHLIFLNPTLGPARTAILLLQTALKHNLRTIAYTQSRKLTELIAMWANNDAGPFADRISAYRAGLLPQERRDIERRLTNGELMAVISTSALELGIDIGDLDLCLLVGYPGSIISTWQRAGRVGRSGQDSALILIAGQDALDQYFMRNPQDFIQRDPELAVVNPLNAQIMAPHLICAATELPLDAADSMLESDLATDILAELENDGQLLRSDDGQTIYAGSKAPHRLIHLRGAGIPYQIITVKTGKPIGEIDAHRAFRETHPGAVYLHRGDTYVVTHLDIKERKISALQEAVDYYTRVRGHKLTEILKISDKKNIYGTGTYYGKIKVTDQITEYEKWCVRTQRPLDRIALNLPPQIFETEGLWFQIPASVLDACESQDLDLMGALHAIEHAAIGIFPLLVMVDHNDIGGLSTNYHPQIGGAGIFIYDGIPGGAGLTRAAYAQVQPLLVCTLKVIQECNCESGCPSCVHSPQCGSGNRPIDKQGAIFILKHLVASKTPKGRTPLISDLATVDPPTSPIAKKKPHEKTTHTSDKLYYGVFDLETQRSAAEVGGWHNAPRMGMSGGVIYDSRQKVFVSYLEDQIERLIDHLNQFDVIVGFNVKRFDYHVLQGYSRFDFASLTTLDILEDIHQHLGFRLSLAHLVQETLKANKTADGLQALKWWKQGRIREIIEYCTMDVRLTRDLFRYGRDKGYLIFRSRHQQRIRIPVNWQTDRFIK, encoded by the coding sequence ATGGTGACAGAATCCAAAATAGACGATTTTTTAGGGTCGCTTTCACTTTCAAAACGACTGGGTTCTCAGATCGTCTATCAGCACACCCAACCAGCCACGTCCGCCAGCTGGGCCGAACCGACAGATCCCTGGCCGCATGCAATTAAGACCCTGCTGGATTCTGCCGGTATCAGAGCGCTTTACCGGCATCAGGCACAGGCCATTGATCTTATCCGCAGCAGACGGCATGTGATCGTGGCAACACCGACAGCCAGCGGTAAAACATTGGTTTACGATCTGCCGGTACTTGAACAATTTTTGGCGGATCCGGATTCTACCGCGTTATATATCTTTCCGCTAAAAGCCCTGGCACAGGATCAACTGCAAACATTTGAGCTGCTGGCCGCCCACTTGCAGCCGCATTCTCCGTCCGCAGCGATTTACGATGGTGACACGACAGCCTATCGCCGCAAACAAATCCGTCAGGCACCGCCCAATCTGGTCATTAGCACACCGGAGATGTTGCATCTGTCGTTAATGGCCTTTCATCACAAATGGGCTGCTTTTTGGTCGCGTCTGCGCACGGTGGTAGTGGATGAAGTTCATTCTTATCGCGGAGTGACGGGATCCCATCTGTCACAAATTTTTAGAAGATTTCACCGTATTGCCGAGCACTACGGCAGCGCGCCGACTTTTGTTTTCAGCTCAGCCACGGTAGCCAATCCCGCACAGCTCGCGCATCAACTTTCCGGTCTTAGCGTCGAAGTCATCAGCCAAAACAGTGCCCCCCGAGGGCGTCGACATCTGATATTTCTAAATCCCACTCTGGGACCGGCGCGCACGGCCATTCTGTTGCTGCAGACCGCCTTGAAGCATAACCTCAGAACGATTGCTTACACGCAATCACGCAAATTGACTGAACTGATTGCCATGTGGGCCAACAACGACGCCGGCCCCTTCGCCGATCGTATAAGTGCCTATCGCGCCGGTCTTCTGCCACAGGAACGACGCGATATTGAAAGGCGGCTGACCAACGGCGAGCTCATGGCGGTGATATCCACCAGTGCTCTGGAACTGGGCATTGACATCGGAGACCTGGATCTTTGTCTACTGGTGGGGTATCCCGGCTCTATTATATCCACTTGGCAGCGCGCTGGACGTGTGGGGCGTAGCGGTCAAGATTCCGCTTTGATCCTGATTGCGGGCCAAGATGCGCTTGACCAGTATTTTATGCGCAACCCTCAGGACTTCATTCAGCGTGATCCGGAATTGGCTGTTGTCAATCCGTTGAATGCCCAAATCATGGCCCCGCATCTGATCTGCGCAGCAACTGAATTGCCATTGGATGCAGCCGATTCCATGCTCGAAAGTGATTTGGCGACAGACATTTTAGCCGAACTTGAAAACGACGGTCAGCTGTTAAGAAGTGACGATGGACAAACCATTTATGCTGGTTCTAAAGCACCTCACCGACTCATCCATTTGCGGGGCGCAGGCATTCCCTATCAGATTATCACCGTTAAAACCGGCAAGCCTATTGGTGAAATCGATGCGCACCGGGCTTTTCGGGAAACCCATCCCGGAGCCGTTTATCTCCATAGAGGGGACACCTATGTGGTCACCCATCTGGACATCAAGGAACGTAAGATCAGTGCCCTTCAGGAAGCGGTGGATTATTATACCCGCGTTCGGGGCCACAAATTGACAGAAATATTAAAAATAAGTGATAAAAAAAATATATATGGAACAGGTACTTACTATGGAAAAATTAAAGTAACAGATCAAATTACCGAATATGAAAAATGGTGCGTCCGGACACAAAGGCCACTAGACCGTATTGCTTTGAATCTTCCGCCTCAAATTTTTGAAACCGAGGGGCTTTGGTTTCAGATCCCGGCCTCGGTTTTGGATGCGTGTGAATCCCAGGACCTGGACCTGATGGGGGCCTTACATGCCATCGAGCATGCGGCCATTGGTATCTTTCCGCTGCTGGTCATGGTGGACCACAATGACATCGGTGGGTTGTCCACTAATTATCATCCCCAAATCGGCGGAGCGGGGATTTTTATCTATGATGGTATCCCCGGCGGCGCCGGCCTGACCCGCGCAGCTTATGCTCAAGTGCAGCCCTTATTGGTTTGCACCCTCAAGGTCATCCAGGAGTGTAATTGTGAATCCGGTTGCCCGTCCTGTGTTCACTCACCGCAATGCGGTTCCGGTAATCGTCCCATAGATAAGCAGGGAGCCATTTTTATCCTGAAGCATCTGGTGGCCTCTAAAACGCCTAAAGGCCGCACTCCCTTAATAAGTGATCTTGCGACGGTCGACCCACCGACCAGTCCCATCGCAAAAAAGAAACCACATGAAAAAACAACCCACACTTCCGACAAGCTGTATTATGGGGTATTTGATCTTGAAACCCAGCGCTCCGCGGCCGAGGTCGGTGGCTGGCACAACGCGCCCCGAATGGGCATGAGCGGCGGGGTGATTTATGATTCTCGCCAAAAGGTCTTTGTCTCTTACCTGGAAGATCAAATTGAACGCTTGATTGATCACCTGAATCAGTTTGATGTGATTGTCGGTTTTAATGTTAAACGCTTTGATTATCACGTGCTGCAAGGCTATTCACGTTTTGATTTTGCCTCACTCACAACCCTGGATATCCTCGAAGACATTCACCAGCATTTAGGATTCCGACTGTCCCTGGCCCATTTGGTCCAGGAAACATTAAAGGCGAATAAAACTGCCGATGGTTTACAAGCTCTCAAGTGGTGGAAGCAGGGGCGTATTCGCGAAATTATCGAATACTGCACAATGGATGTGAGACTGACACGGGATTTATTCCGTTATGGTCGTGACAAGGGGTACCTTATTTTTAGGAGTCGGCATCAGCAAAGAATCCGCATACCGGTGAATTGGCAAACAGACCGCTTCATAAAATAA
- a CDS encoding HAD family hydrolase — MTRNDLIQTHLTPMSPQPTRLTPGGRLARNIECILFDIYGTLFISGAGDISLARQASPQMSKLEHLLAKFKVSISPQLLLENLHRSIAEQHRQLRMSGVDHPEIEIDQIWQPILACDDIEQVRAFAIEYELITNPVFPMPHLAELLATCNQQNCLMGLVSNAQFFTPLLFEWFLGADMVHLGFDSALVFLSYQLGYAKPSMLFFETAAAAIDLKGIRPDATLVVGNDMLNDIYPAQQMGFQTALFAGDARSLRLRSGDPRCRDLRADLILTDLEQLIGYIG, encoded by the coding sequence ATGACCCGCAATGATCTGATACAGACCCATTTGACGCCTATGTCGCCGCAGCCAACGCGGTTAACGCCCGGTGGCCGGCTTGCACGCAACATTGAATGTATTTTATTTGATATCTACGGCACGTTATTTATCAGCGGCGCCGGCGATATCAGTTTGGCTCGCCAAGCATCGCCTCAAATGTCAAAACTTGAACATCTGTTAGCCAAATTTAAGGTGTCAATTTCACCACAACTGCTTCTGGAAAATTTACACCGCAGCATCGCTGAACAGCACCGCCAGCTAAGGATGAGCGGCGTCGATCATCCAGAGATTGAAATTGATCAAATCTGGCAGCCGATTCTCGCATGCGATGATATCGAGCAAGTTCGTGCCTTTGCGATTGAATATGAGCTAATCACCAATCCGGTCTTTCCGATGCCCCATCTGGCAGAACTATTGGCAACCTGCAACCAGCAAAACTGCCTTATGGGTCTGGTTTCCAATGCCCAGTTTTTTACACCGCTTTTGTTTGAATGGTTTTTAGGTGCTGATATGGTCCATCTTGGGTTTGATTCGGCGCTTGTGTTTCTGTCATATCAGTTGGGATATGCCAAACCTTCAATGCTCTTTTTCGAAACAGCAGCTGCTGCGATAGATTTGAAAGGCATCCGCCCAGACGCCACCCTAGTGGTGGGCAACGACATGCTCAATGATATTTACCCGGCCCAGCAAATGGGATTCCAAACAGCCCTTTTTGCCGGTGATGCACGCTCGCTTCGCTTAAGGTCGGGTGACCCGCGTTGCCGCGATCTACGTGCGGATCTGATTCTGACGGACCTTGAGCAGTTAATCGGGTATATCGGGTAG
- a CDS encoding FHA domain-containing protein, with protein MPKISLKFQNNTLADYHLPPGCSLKIGRRKDNDIVIDNLAVSSHHGKIDSAGDGFVYIDLKSKNGSFINQQLVTSHWLQDGDVIYIGKHSLTFAYFESEVHPDDKDQSEMEKTMVMDTNEYRSMAHQNDAETANAKPSKSAVPKKNKKKSVRGFITFLSGGEGTLALKQKVTKIGKDDSSDIVLKRWSVGKTAATISRTRDGYYFSYVSGFAKPKVNGKKAFKKPVKLNEMDIIKIGPIKLQFIGKKSKKQNA; from the coding sequence ATGCCGAAAATTTCACTCAAATTTCAAAACAACACGCTTGCCGATTATCACCTGCCGCCCGGGTGTTCCTTGAAAATCGGACGCCGCAAAGACAACGATATCGTCATTGATAATCTGGCGGTTTCCAGTCACCATGGGAAGATCGATTCAGCCGGTGATGGGTTCGTTTACATCGATCTGAAAAGCAAAAATGGATCCTTTATCAATCAACAACTGGTGACCTCGCATTGGCTGCAAGACGGTGATGTCATCTATATTGGCAAGCATTCCCTGACCTTTGCTTATTTTGAAAGTGAAGTCCACCCGGATGATAAAGATCAGAGTGAAATGGAAAAAACCATGGTAATGGACACCAATGAATACCGATCTATGGCCCACCAAAACGATGCTGAAACTGCTAATGCAAAGCCATCCAAATCGGCTGTACCCAAGAAAAACAAAAAAAAGTCGGTCCGAGGATTTATTACCTTTCTGTCCGGTGGTGAAGGCACTTTGGCGCTAAAACAAAAGGTGACCAAAATCGGCAAAGACGATTCTAGTGATATCGTCCTCAAAAGATGGTCGGTCGGCAAGACTGCCGCCACCATCAGCCGCACCCGTGATGGCTATTATTTTAGTTATGTGAGCGGTTTTGCAAAACCCAAAGTGAATGGTAAAAAGGCTTTTAAAAAACCGGTAAAATTAAACGAAATGGATATTATTAAGATTGGACCCATCAAACTACAATTCATCGGCAAAAAATCAAAAAAACAAAACGCCTGA
- a CDS encoding protein phosphatase 2C domain-containing protein — MIEIESSGITDIGRKREQNEDSLFYDDSLGLYVVADGMGGHNAGEVASKLVVETIRDYLNQNSAADAQQQLVNADRKLSKDARRLLAGIYLSNRIVHQTALKNENYRGMGSTVSAVYFTDRTFIVANVGDSLVYLIRDGKINLLSVPHTLVAEQAELDPENAELLWNDFKHVLTRAMGVDESVKADINEMPFYRHDVLVLSSDGLTDKATPEEILELVENQRSDSACRKLVDLANARGGEDNITAIVLRIKSDATNNRGILGWFKTICKKFMNSDLAQKA; from the coding sequence ATGATTGAAATCGAATCTTCGGGTATCACTGACATCGGCAGAAAAAGAGAACAGAATGAAGATTCCTTATTCTACGATGACAGTTTAGGGCTTTACGTAGTTGCTGACGGCATGGGCGGGCACAATGCCGGTGAAGTCGCCAGCAAGCTGGTTGTCGAGACCATCCGCGATTACCTGAACCAGAATTCAGCTGCCGACGCACAGCAGCAGTTGGTAAACGCAGATCGAAAACTTTCCAAAGATGCCCGCAGATTACTTGCCGGTATTTACCTGTCTAACCGTATTGTTCATCAAACTGCGTTGAAAAATGAGAATTACAGGGGCATGGGGTCCACGGTATCTGCTGTGTATTTTACGGACCGGACTTTTATTGTCGCCAATGTGGGAGACAGCTTGGTTTACTTGATCCGCGACGGTAAAATCAACCTGTTGTCTGTGCCCCACACCCTGGTTGCCGAACAGGCCGAATTGGATCCGGAAAACGCTGAACTGCTCTGGAACGATTTTAAGCATGTGCTGACGCGAGCAATGGGCGTTGACGAATCCGTGAAGGCTGACATAAACGAAATGCCGTTTTATAGACACGATGTTTTGGTGCTCAGTTCTGATGGATTAACCGATAAAGCAACACCCGAAGAGATTCTGGAATTGGTTGAAAACCAACGGTCGGACAGCGCCTGTCGAAAACTCGTGGATCTGGCAAATGCTCGAGGCGGTGAAGACAATATCACCGCAATTGTACTGCGAATCAAATCGGATGCTACGAATAACCGTGGTATTTTAGGTTGGTTTAAAACCATATGTAAAAAATTTATGAACAGCGATTTGGCTCAAAAAGCTTAA
- the manA gene encoding mannose-6-phosphate isomerase, class I yields MMIRISLLNNTIQEYAWGSTRAIPDLLGQPNTENRPQAELWMGAHPKAPSRAYHNDQWVSLQQLIDQDPENILGPDVAQQFHNHLPFLFKVLAAAKPLSIQVHPDLNQAQIGFQQENAQKIPLDAPNRNYRDNYHKPECICALTPFWALSRFRRIPNILTFLQQLNLKQLNELISEFKRKPTTQGLQQFYTSLMSLDSARKKRVVAEAVLNAGDLATSQPEFEWMLKLAETYPEDIGALSPILLNLICLQPGQAIYLDAGELHAYLEGLGIELMANSDNVLRGGLTPKHVDVPELLRVLKFKGQDITLLKPESTAANELIYRSPAAEFVLSVISLQGNSEYQSPQQRNVEIIICTQGHLTIVDSDLQTETHMPQGASVIVSAAVTHYRLKGNGICYKAGVPLSVERDRSTAG; encoded by the coding sequence ATGATGATCCGCATCAGTCTTTTAAACAATACGATTCAGGAATACGCTTGGGGTTCGACCCGAGCGATTCCGGACTTATTAGGGCAGCCAAACACCGAAAACCGACCTCAGGCAGAGCTCTGGATGGGCGCTCATCCCAAAGCACCGTCAAGGGCATATCACAATGATCAATGGGTCTCACTGCAACAGCTTATTGATCAGGATCCAGAAAATATTCTAGGCCCCGATGTAGCCCAACAATTTCATAATCATCTGCCGTTTCTGTTCAAGGTATTGGCGGCCGCAAAGCCACTCTCCATCCAGGTCCATCCAGACTTGAACCAAGCACAGATTGGCTTTCAGCAGGAAAACGCCCAAAAAATTCCCCTGGATGCCCCCAACCGCAACTATCGTGACAACTATCATAAACCCGAATGTATTTGTGCCTTAACCCCATTTTGGGCTTTAAGTCGTTTCAGAAGAATTCCAAATATCCTGACCTTCCTGCAGCAACTGAATCTAAAACAGCTCAACGAACTGATTTCAGAATTCAAGCGCAAACCAACAACCCAGGGCTTGCAGCAATTTTACACCTCATTGATGTCTTTAGATTCAGCGCGAAAGAAGAGGGTGGTTGCGGAAGCTGTACTCAATGCAGGCGATTTGGCCACCTCACAACCGGAATTTGAATGGATGCTAAAACTTGCTGAAACCTATCCGGAAGATATCGGTGCGCTTTCGCCGATTCTTCTGAATCTGATCTGCCTGCAGCCAGGTCAAGCCATCTATTTAGATGCAGGCGAACTGCATGCGTATCTGGAGGGATTGGGAATTGAGTTGATGGCAAATTCTGACAATGTCCTGCGCGGCGGTCTGACACCCAAACACGTGGATGTGCCCGAATTGCTGCGCGTCTTGAAATTTAAGGGTCAGGACATCACGCTGTTAAAACCCGAGTCAACGGCTGCAAATGAACTGATTTATCGCAGCCCAGCTGCAGAATTTGTTTTGTCGGTTATTTCATTGCAAGGCAACAGCGAATATCAGAGTCCGCAGCAACGTAACGTTGAAATTATCATCTGCACTCAAGGGCATCTGACCATTGTTGACAGTGATCTTCAAACAGAAACCCACATGCCGCAGGGCGCTTCGGTGATTGTATCTGCAGCCGTGACCCATTACCGTCTAAAAGGAAATGGGATCTGCTATAAGGCCGGTGTGCCGCTATCCGTTGAGCGCGATCGCTCTACGGCAGGTTAA
- a CDS encoding ComEA family DNA-binding protein, with amino-acid sequence MMKRDTVLWVGLTILLITLMGINPVWGQESERLNINTASAKELAGLQNVGPKYAVRIIEHRQKYGPFKLTEELMDVPGIGLRTFDRIKDQIIAQ; translated from the coding sequence ATGATGAAACGGGACACGGTATTGTGGGTTGGTTTAACAATCCTGTTGATCACGTTGATGGGTATAAATCCGGTATGGGGACAGGAAAGTGAACGGCTAAATATCAATACGGCATCGGCCAAAGAATTGGCAGGGCTTCAAAATGTCGGTCCCAAATACGCAGTGCGGATTATTGAACATCGCCAAAAATATGGTCCTTTTAAACTTACCGAAGAACTTATGGATGTTCCGGGAATAGGGCTGCGGACGTTTGACAGAATCAAAGATCAGATCATTGCGCAGTAA
- a CDS encoding helix-hairpin-helix domain-containing protein: protein MRQQRSRFQFMVVIAIICLALSSLQAQDLSKIDINTASAEELAQLKGIGPKKAAVIIEYRESHGPFQEPIDIVQVPGIGPKTFEANKERIATEHE, encoded by the coding sequence ATGCGGCAACAAAGATCCCGTTTTCAATTCATGGTTGTCATTGCAATCATCTGTTTAGCGCTCTCCAGTTTGCAGGCCCAAGACCTATCCAAAATTGATATCAACACAGCATCGGCAGAGGAATTGGCGCAGCTAAAAGGTATCGGGCCCAAAAAAGCGGCTGTGATCATCGAGTACAGGGAGTCGCATGGTCCATTCCAAGAACCTATAGATATTGTCCAGGTTCCCGGTATCGGCCCCAAAACTTTTGAAGCCAACAAAGAACGCATTGCCACAGAGCATGAGTAG
- a CDS encoding integration host factor subunit alpha, which produces MTLTKAMIVDAIHEQLGYPKNKSAELLETLLELMKSNLEKGEDVLISGFGKFCVKAKNQRRGRNPATGADMLLDQRRVVTFRCSHLLREKINSHY; this is translated from the coding sequence ATGACACTCACAAAAGCAATGATAGTTGATGCCATTCATGAGCAACTTGGTTACCCTAAAAACAAATCCGCCGAATTGCTTGAGACGCTGCTGGAGCTGATGAAAAGCAATTTAGAAAAAGGCGAAGATGTTTTAATCAGCGGTTTCGGCAAATTTTGTGTCAAGGCAAAGAATCAACGTCGTGGACGTAACCCTGCTACCGGAGCGGACATGCTTCTCGACCAACGCCGAGTGGTAACCTTCAGATGCTCGCATCTGTTAAGGGAAAAAATCAACAGCCATTACTAA
- a CDS encoding phage holin family protein, translating into MDKTMAGILIRWLTTTAAIVATAYLLDGIQVSGFFSAVFAGAVLGILNAVLRPIALLLTLPINILSLGLFTFIINALMLKMASGLIPGFGVYGFWTAIFGSLLISFISWLLNSFIGEQGTVSSIHVQHDRFTPKGEQDDTIDLEHKGDNRWE; encoded by the coding sequence ATGGATAAAACGATGGCCGGTATTCTAATACGATGGCTGACGACCACGGCCGCTATAGTGGCCACAGCTTATTTGCTGGATGGTATCCAAGTGAGCGGTTTCTTTTCCGCTGTTTTTGCAGGCGCTGTATTGGGAATTTTGAATGCGGTATTAAGACCGATTGCCCTGCTGCTGACCCTTCCCATAAACATATTAAGCCTCGGTCTGTTCACATTTATTATCAACGCGCTCATGCTCAAAATGGCATCCGGCCTCATTCCGGGTTTTGGTGTTTATGGTTTTTGGACGGCCATATTCGGCTCCTTGCTGATCAGCTTTATTAGCTGGCTTTTAAATTCTTTCATCGGCGAGCAGGGCACCGTCTCCTCCATTCACGTCCAGCATGATCGTTTCACACCAAAAGGGGAGCAGGACGACACTATTGATTTGGAGCATAAGGGGGATAACCGCTGGGAATAA